A genomic segment from Nitratiruptor sp. YY08-10 encodes:
- a CDS encoding beta-ketoacyl-ACP synthase III — MYAALKSIGAYVPKNILTNQDLEKMVETSDEWITKRTGIKTRHIADKKESTSDLGVQAAKLAIERAGIDKNDLDMIICATISPDYFCMPSTACMIAKKLDVANIPAFDISAACSGFIYALANAKAFIESGMAKNILIVGAEKLSAIVDYTDRTTCILFGDGAGAAIISATEKKEEAIVDVNIAADGKYYDYLITPGCGTNEPCSEEVLKERACFIKMKGNETFKVAVKTLTNDVIEILEKNGITPKEITYFVPHQANYRILNAVASALKLKDEQVVMTVSKYGNTSSASIPMAINDLYEEGKLQYKDTLLLDAFGGGFTWGSAIVPFAGNNT, encoded by the coding sequence TTGTATGCTGCATTGAAATCTATTGGAGCTTATGTTCCGAAAAATATCCTCACAAATCAAGATCTTGAAAAGATGGTCGAAACGAGTGATGAGTGGATTACGAAACGTACAGGTATTAAAACAAGACATATTGCTGATAAAAAGGAATCGACCAGTGATTTAGGTGTACAAGCGGCAAAGCTTGCTATTGAAAGGGCAGGAATTGATAAAAATGATCTTGATATGATCATTTGTGCCACTATTTCACCTGACTATTTCTGTATGCCTTCTACTGCTTGTATGATTGCAAAAAAATTGGACGTTGCTAATATTCCAGCTTTTGACATCAGTGCAGCCTGTAGTGGTTTTATATACGCACTTGCGAATGCCAAAGCTTTCATCGAATCGGGTATGGCAAAAAATATTTTAATTGTTGGTGCGGAGAAACTGAGTGCAATTGTAGATTATACGGATAGGACTACCTGCATTTTGTTTGGTGATGGCGCAGGTGCAGCTATTATAAGCGCTACAGAAAAAAAAGAGGAAGCCATCGTGGATGTAAATATAGCTGCTGATGGAAAATACTATGATTATCTCATTACACCAGGATGTGGCACAAATGAGCCGTGCAGTGAGGAGGTTTTAAAAGAGAGAGCCTGCTTTATCAAAATGAAGGGAAACGAAACCTTCAAAGTAGCGGTGAAGACACTTACCAATGATGTAATAGAAATTTTGGAGAAAAATGGTATCACTCCGAAAGAGATAACCTACTTTGTCCCACATCAAGCAAATTATCGTATATTGAATGCTGTGGCATCTGCTTTGAAACTGAAAGATGAACAAGTGGTTATGACAGTATCAAAATATGGTAATACCTCTTCAGCATCGATTCCTATGGCAATCAACGATTTATATGAAGAGGGGAAACTCCAATATAAAGATACGCTCTTATTAGATGCTTTTGGAGGCGGATTTACCTGGGGAAGTGCTATTGTTCCTTTTGCTGGGAACAACACTTGA
- the plsX gene encoding phosphate acyltransferase PlsX: MIKIAIDAMGGDFGPYPIIEGTLLALRENPEFKAILVGDKEKIHSLIPHNKYNNRIEIVHAEDVIRMDEAATEALKRKESSIYKAVELVRIGEAEGVVSAGHSGATMSLATLRIGRLKHVSRPAIATLMPTYKNKKSLVLDVGANVDCKPEHLFEFGVMGEAYATAIMNVNKPKVGLLSNGEEETKGNELTKNTFKMLKSLPTFIGNVEGNNIFDGSVDVIVCDGFTGNIVLKTSEGVADAISKLMKANIKKTPIRMAGALMMKKVFRSLKKEIDYSEYGGAPLIGIKGCAIISHGKSTPKAIKNAIYQAIAYIKSDINTKIEKRLEEVTPKG, translated from the coding sequence ATGATCAAGATTGCAATCGATGCAATGGGTGGGGACTTCGGTCCTTATCCTATTATAGAAGGGACACTTCTTGCCTTAAGAGAAAACCCGGAATTCAAAGCAATTCTTGTTGGAGACAAGGAAAAGATCCATTCTCTCATTCCTCATAATAAGTATAACAATCGAATAGAAATAGTTCATGCAGAAGATGTTATTCGCATGGATGAAGCTGCTACAGAAGCCTTAAAGAGAAAAGAGAGCTCAATATATAAAGCCGTGGAACTTGTACGTATAGGCGAAGCTGAAGGAGTTGTTTCTGCAGGACATAGCGGAGCAACGATGAGTTTGGCTACTCTTCGTATCGGAAGACTCAAACATGTCAGTCGTCCAGCCATAGCTACGCTCATGCCTACATATAAAAATAAAAAAAGTCTCGTACTTGATGTGGGTGCGAATGTTGATTGCAAGCCAGAACACCTTTTTGAATTTGGTGTTATGGGTGAAGCATATGCAACAGCTATCATGAATGTTAATAAACCAAAAGTAGGTTTGCTTTCTAATGGAGAAGAAGAGACGAAGGGAAATGAGCTGACAAAAAATACATTTAAAATGCTCAAATCACTCCCTACGTTTATAGGTAATGTTGAAGGAAACAACATTTTTGATGGTAGTGTTGATGTCATCGTTTGTGACGGATTCACGGGAAATATTGTTTTAAAGACAAGTGAAGGTGTGGCCGATGCCATCAGTAAATTGATGAAAGCAAACATCAAAAAAACGCCAATTAGAATGGCTGGCGCTTTAATGATGAAGAAGGTATTTCGCTCTTTGAAAAAAGAGATTGATTATAGTGAGTATGGTGGTGCCCCTCTAATCGGGATTAAAGGTTGTGCAATCATTTCTCATGGGAAGAGTACTCCCAAAGCTATCAAAAATGCCATCTATCAGGCTATCGCATATATTAAATCTGATATAAATACGAAAATAGAAAAACGTCTTGAAGAGGTCACTCCAAAAGGATAA
- a CDS encoding 4Fe-4S dicluster domain-containing protein, producing the protein MAVLITDICINCGACIDECPVEAIVDDEDNPTGEETYYVYPDKCVECVGYHDTPACAEACPTEGCIVWDKCYEGMPCREDIPADARESHQPVIE; encoded by the coding sequence ATGGCAGTATTGATTACTGATATCTGTATCAACTGTGGAGCATGTATTGATGAGTGCCCAGTTGAGGCAATCGTTGATGATGAAGACAATCCAACTGGAGAAGAGACTTATTACGTATATCCAGATAAATGTGTTGAATGTGTAGGCTATCATGATACGCCTGCATGTGCAGAAGCATGTCCGACTGAAGGGTGTATCGTTTGGGATAAATGTTATGAAGGGATGCCTTGTAGAGAAGATATTCCTGCAGATGCAAGAGAGAGTCATCAACCAGTTATCGAATAA
- the ndk gene encoding nucleoside-diphosphate kinase: protein MERTLSIIKPDAVAKNVIGKIIDRFETNGLRIATMKKIQLSKDDAAKFYEVHKERPFFNDLVEYMTSGPVVVMVLEGENAVAKNRELMGATDPKEAKPGTIRADFAESIEANAVHGSDSLENAQKEIAFFFAQREIL from the coding sequence ATGGAAAGAACACTCTCAATTATCAAGCCAGATGCAGTAGCGAAGAATGTAATTGGTAAAATTATCGATCGCTTTGAAACGAATGGACTTCGAATTGCTACTATGAAAAAGATTCAACTTTCGAAAGATGACGCAGCGAAATTTTATGAAGTACATAAGGAACGTCCTTTCTTTAATGACCTTGTGGAGTATATGACAAGTGGTCCAGTAGTTGTTATGGTCCTTGAAGGTGAGAATGCGGTTGCGAAAAATCGAGAATTGATGGGTGCAACTGATCCTAAGGAAGCAAAACCTGGAACAATTCGAGCAGATTTTGCTGAAAGTATTGAGGCAAATGCGGTACATGGAAGTGACAGTTTAGAAAACGCGCAAAAAGAGATAGCATTCTTTTTTGCTCAGAGGGAAATTCTCTAA
- the rpmF gene encoding 50S ribosomal protein L32 — protein sequence MAVPKRRVSKTRAAKRRTHYKIKLVKPVKDKDGTWKLPHHVNPTTGEYK from the coding sequence ATGGCAGTACCTAAGAGAAGAGTGAGTAAAACAAGAGCAGCTAAAAGAAGAACACATTACAAAATCAAACTTGTAAAACCAGTAAAAGATAAAGATGGTACATGGAAGTTGCCACACCATGTAAATCCGACAACAGGCGAATATAAGTAA